One Thermoanaerobacter kivui genomic window, GTTCCGACCCGCACGAAAGGCGTAACGACTTGGGCGCTGTCTTGATGAGGGGCCCGGTGAAATTGTAGTACTCGTGAAGATGCGAGTTACCCGCGATTGGACAGAAAGACCCCGTGGAGCTTTACTGCAGCTTGCCACTGGATTTTGGTAATTTCTGTACAGGATAGGTGGGAGACAGGGAAGGTGGTGCGCCAGCATCACTGGAGTCGGCGTTGGGATACCACCCTGAGATTACCGAAATTCTAACCTAGCACCGTAAACCGGTGTAGGGACACTGGCAGGTGGGCAGTTTGACTGGGGCGGTCGCCTCCTAAAGAGTAACGGAGGCGCCCAAAGGTTACCTCAGCGCGGACGGGAATCGCGCGAGAGAGTGCAAAGGCAGAAGGTAGCCTGACTGCGAGAGAGACATCTCGAGCAGGGACGAAAGTCGGGCTTAGTGATCCGGCGGCAGTGAGTGGGAACGCCGTCGCTCAACGGATAAAAGCTACCCCGGGGATAACAGGCTGATCTCCCCCAAGAGTCCACATCGACGGGGAGGTTTGGCACCTCGATGTCGGCTCATCGCATCCTGGGGCTGAAGTAGGTCCCAAGGGTTGGGCTGTTCGCCCATTAAAGCGGTACGCGAGCTGGGTTCAGAACGTCGTGAGACAGTTCGGTCCCTATCCGTCGCGGGCGAAGGAAACTTGAGAGGCACTGCCCCTAGTACGAGAGGACCGGGGTGGACGAACCGATGGTGTACCAGTTGCACCACCAGGTGCACAGCTGGGTAGCCAAGTTCGGAGGGGATAAACGCTGAAAGCATCTAAGCGTGAAGCCCGCCTCAAGATAAGGTTTCCCACCCGTAAGGGGTAAGACACCTCGAAGACCACGAGGTAGATAGGCCGGGGGTGTAAGAGTGGAAACACTCTTAGCTGACCGGTACTAATCAGTCGAGGACTTGACCTTTGGCTTTGTGCAGTTTTGAGGGTCTAGATTTCCGGTGGCGATAGCGGAGGGGAAACACCCGTTCCCATTCCGAACACGGAAGTTAAGCCCTCCAGCGCCGATGGTACTGCTTTCGCGGGAGAGTAGGTCGCTGCCGGTAAAATTTTAATAAGCCCCCTTTATAAACTCCTTTTTAGGAGTTTATTTTTTTATATAAATTTCCCATACGCCAGTTAATACTTCATTTATTTTTAAAATACTACCTTGCACATAATCTTTTTTATAAAAGTATGATTCTATATTATCTAAAGAACATCTATGGTCTACGACTACTTTTAATATATCACCTTCTTTCATTTCTTCCAGTTTTTTTATAGTTTTTAAAAGAGGCAAGGGACAAATTTCACCCATACATATAATTTCTTGTTCCATTTTTACCACCTCAACAGAATAGATTTTGTCCGTTGATTTTTATAAAATCAATAAAATCTTTTTTTGATTTTTTATATATTTTTTTATTGTAAATGATAGAATAATTGTAAGTAAAGTCTATATCATCGACGTTTACTATAGATAAAGTTTTTGTATATAATTCTTTTTTTATTGCAATATAGGGCAAAATTGATAATCCATGTCCAGCTGCTACAGAAGATTTGATTGATTCGATTGATGGGGATTCCATTTCAATTTTTAATTTTTTAATATCAACACCATGTGACAAAAGTGTTTCTTCAATTATCTTTCTTAAGCTACATTTTTTGTGTATTACAAAAAAATTGTAGTGGAATAATTTGTTTTTTGACAACTTTTTATTTTCCCAACTACCATTAGCAACAAAATGCATTTTATATTCTCCTAATGATATACAGTCAATATTCTCATCTGAATAGCATCCTTCAATGAAACCTATGTCTATTCCTGCTTCTTTTACATTATAAATTACTTCCGGTGTAAAATTATGCTCAATATGCACAACCAGATTTTTCTGCCTTTTTTTAAACTCATGAATAGCACATGGGAGGGCATATTGTCCAATAGTAGGACAGCAGGAAATTGTGAGTCTATTTACACAGTCATTTTCATAACATTCTAAGTCTTTGATCATATTGTCATATAAATTTAATATTCTCTCGGCATATTGATATACTAATTCTCCTGCTAGAGTGGGGACAACACCTCTATTACTTCTTTTAAGGAGAGTGGCTTTTAAGTCTTTTTCTAAAGCTTTTATTTGCTGGCTTATGGCAGGTTGAGAAAGATATAATTCCTTTGCTGCGGAATAAATGCTTTTATAATATACAGTCTTATAAAATGCTTTTAAATTATCAATATTCATAAAAAACTCCCCCCTATTGTTAAAAACATATCTTTATGTAACGTTTAATTTTATTATACTATAATGTTTGTTATAAGTAAAACTAATGTTATATAAGAAAAACAAATGATAAAGAGCGAAAATTTTATAGTATAATAAAATTGAAATGTTAAAAATATAACAAAATTAAGAGGTGAAGTAAAATGAGTAATGAAGTTAAACCCACTTACACTTTAGATGAAAGAGGTGAAGTTTGTCCAGTTCCGGACGTGGACACCAGAAGAAAACTCAAAGAAATGAAGTCAGGTGAAGTTCTTGAAGTGCTTATCGATTATGCACTTTCAAAGGAAAGGATTCCAGCAGGAGTTAAAGACGTAGGTGGGGAAGTAATTTCAATTGAGGAGATTGGACCAAGCGAGTGGAGACTTCTCATTAAGAAGTTATAATTTAAGCTAAGGGGGAAGATGTATGGATCCCAGGTGGCAAGGACTTTTAGTTGGAATCCTCTTTGGCATAGTTTTACAAAGAGGAAGAATATGTTTTAACTCTGCTATTAGGGACGTTAAAATGACAAAAGATAACTACCTCATGAAGATGGCTTTGGTAGCAATACTTGTGGAAACAATTGGCTTTCAGCTGGCTGCGCAATTGGGTTGGATTAAATTAAATCCCCTTCCATTGATTCCTCTTGCGCAAATAATTGGCGGCTTTCTATTTGGCATGGGAATGGTTTTGGCAGGAGGATGTGCCAGTGGTATTACTTATAGGATAGGTGAGGGTTATGTAACTGCTTTTGTTGCTGCTGTTTTCTTTGGAGTTACAGCATCAGCAGTAAGAGGTGGCCCTCTTTCCTTTATAAATAATTGGCTTGGGAAGCCTATTACAACTACTAATAATCCAAATGGATTTTATGCAGCAAAAGATGGAGCAGTGAATCTGACAATTGCAAACTTGCTTAATATAAATCCATGGATTATTGCCATTATTTTTGCAATTTTGCTTTTAATAATAGTTATTTATTGGAAAACAACTGAAAGAAAAGTATCTGGGCTCAATTGGATTACCGGTGGCATTTCTCTTGGAATTGTAGGAATTATAGCCTATCTTTCACAAAAGACATATCCTCTTGGTATTACAGGCGGTTGGGTGAACCTTTTTAGAACAACTACTGCCAATCTTGACCTGACACAACCCATTCCATATAATTGGATGGGTATGGAAATAGTAGGAGTTATAATCGGAGCTTTTGTAGCAGCACTTATAGCAAAAGAATTTAGATTTAGAGCTCCTAAAGACCCAAAAACTTTTGCTCAGGTAGCTTTAGGTGGAATTTTAATGGGTATAGGTGCAGGAAGTGCAGGAGGCTGTAACATAGGCCATATTCTTTCTGGACTTCCACACCTCGCAATTAGCTCTATTATATTTACAATATTTGCTGTACTCGGCAACTGGCTGATGGTTTGGTATCTTTTTGAGAGGAGATAATTTTGGGAAGGGTTCTGCCCTTCCTATGAAATTTTGATAAATAGGAGGGAAATGTATGCATATAACGATACAGTTAAATGTACCGCCTTATACAAATGAAGATGTAGATACAGCGATCCATTTAGCGGAAACGCTTCTAAAAAAAGGACATAAAGTTTCAATATTTTTATTTGCTGATTCTGTTCTTGCAACGAATAAACTTGTTAAACCTATGAGGGCTGATAGAAATCTTCCTTCTAAGTTGCAAGAATTATCAAACAATGGAGCGGAAATTCACATTTGTGGTCTTTGTGCA contains:
- a CDS encoding sulfurtransferase TusA family protein, translated to MEQEIICMGEICPLPLLKTIKKLEEMKEGDILKVVVDHRCSLDNIESYFYKKDYVQGSILKINEVLTGVWEIYIKK
- a CDS encoding LysR substrate-binding domain-containing protein, which gives rise to MNIDNLKAFYKTVYYKSIYSAAKELYLSQPAISQQIKALEKDLKATLLKRSNRGVVPTLAGELVYQYAERILNLYDNMIKDLECYENDCVNRLTISCCPTIGQYALPCAIHEFKKRQKNLVVHIEHNFTPEVIYNVKEAGIDIGFIEGCYSDENIDCISLGEYKMHFVANGSWENKKLSKNKLFHYNFFVIHKKCSLRKIIEETLLSHGVDIKKLKIEMESPSIESIKSSVAAGHGLSILPYIAIKKELYTKTLSIVNVDDIDFTYNYSIIYNKKIYKKSKKDFIDFIKINGQNLFC
- a CDS encoding sulfurtransferase TusA family protein, whose protein sequence is MSNEVKPTYTLDERGEVCPVPDVDTRRKLKEMKSGEVLEVLIDYALSKERIPAGVKDVGGEVISIEEIGPSEWRLLIKKL
- a CDS encoding YeeE/YedE family protein, with the translated sequence MDPRWQGLLVGILFGIVLQRGRICFNSAIRDVKMTKDNYLMKMALVAILVETIGFQLAAQLGWIKLNPLPLIPLAQIIGGFLFGMGMVLAGGCASGITYRIGEGYVTAFVAAVFFGVTASAVRGGPLSFINNWLGKPITTTNNPNGFYAAKDGAVNLTIANLLNINPWIIAIIFAILLLIIVIYWKTTERKVSGLNWITGGISLGIVGIIAYLSQKTYPLGITGGWVNLFRTTTANLDLTQPIPYNWMGMEIVGVIIGAFVAALIAKEFRFRAPKDPKTFAQVALGGILMGIGAGSAGGCNIGHILSGLPHLAISSIIFTIFAVLGNWLMVWYLFERR
- a CDS encoding DsrE/DsrF/TusD sulfur relay family protein → MHITIQLNVPPYTNEDVDTAIHLAETLLKKGHKVSIFLFADSVLATNKLVKPMRADRNLPSKLQELSNNGAEIHICGLCAQYRGITEDMKIDNSVFSGLPEMASLIYNSDRYINLMP